The following is a genomic window from Aquila chrysaetos chrysaetos chromosome 2, bAquChr1.4, whole genome shotgun sequence.
gttccatttcttctcttcattcACATGGCTTATTGACCTGAAAATGTCTCTCAAGTACAAAGATACAGCAAGCCATGGATATGTTGTTAGGTGGCAGATTATTTACTCATTTACTTTAGAACTGGCTGAATTAGTTTTCAATGTGTGCCACTATCTGAATCGTAACATGTCCCTGCATAAATACGTTGTACAGCAAGCATTACCTCCTAGCTTAGTTTTACGCTGAATGATAAGCTGGGAGATTTGTaatgagaaaacagcagctgtatCAGCCTGAGGAAGGCTAGGCACACTGAGGCAGGAGGTATGGCTGTATAAAATCCCTCTCTTTCCCAACACTGTCcttgaaggaaggagaaggggagggcaGGTGAAGATTGGCCAGATGGGAGCTGAAAAAGAGGTTCAGTAGCTTAAGTCATAAATTCAAATACAGCACACACTTGACAGTGTGCTAAAGTCATGGCCATCTGTCAACCATTTAGTTACCATCTCTTCCCTTGTTAATAAGTGTCCTCCTCACTGAAACCCCCAGCACAACTGATACAGCACAACCGGCAATCTACATCAAAATGATTAAAAGCCGGCTACATGAAACTACGCTGTCAGTCTgtctgacctcagtgctggGTGCCCCTCAGCTCTCAGGTACTTGAACAACAGAAACAATACCCCAGGTCCTTCAGTCTTCCTTTCAGAGGTTTCCAAAACACAACCCAAGAGGAAAGATTGAAGGAATAGGGTGGCTTCTTCTAGAGAATACATGGTAGCTACTTTCAAGTGTGTAAgactgcagagaggaaaggatTCATCTTTCTCTGTATCCGCTGGGCATGGGATAAGGGCTAAGGCCTTAGACTGCTGCAAGGGAGTGTCAAGTTAGGCATGAGGAAATACTCTGGAAGGATAACAATGAACTGAATGGATTGCCTGGGGGTGGTGGAGAATCTCCATCACCAGAGATCTTCAGGACGTGATCAGACTCTTGTCTGCAAGGGATAGGTATACTTGGGGCAAGGATACAGAGGAACTGGGAAAGATGGTTGAGTTGGCCTCTGAAGGTCATTTCTCACTATGAGTAAGAGCTTAGCATTagatttctgtttcaggaaGATCAGGTCCATCCCAACAACCTCAGTAGTATAACCCAGAGCTGAATGAGGAAAGGACTGAGCTCCTTTTTCCTCTCGGTGTTCATGTCTCCACCTAGGCAGATTTGAATCTGGTCAGCGTAAAggcacacagctctgctgccatcCATGCTGTATTTGTTTCATTGCTAAATTGAAGACATCAGGCCTCACCTGCTACTTTTTGTGGCCATTCAACTTTAACTAACCAAACAGGAAACCTCTCCAGACATTGTGGACattcaaattttgaaaactggaaaaagaaaaaaaccaaacaaacccacaaaaacttCATAAGGCTTGTATTTAAGTCATAACTTAAGGCAAGCAGAACGGGGTTTACCACAGAGAGCATTCGTTTCTTTCAAACTATCACAGCAAATAGCAGAGATTAACTTactcatttcagagaaaaatcacCATCAGACTGTGTCTTGAATGCTAAACTAATGGGGCTGTCTGAGGCAATGCACATTTTGAGTTGGAAGAAATTATACATAATTTGGGATGCAATTTAAAGCGAGACCTTGAAAGATGTTGAGCAGGCTGTATCAGAGCATGGCATCGACTGGAActgtattttattctgcttaaaATGTCTGAACACAAGGAACTAGGAGATCCGGGGGCCAAGCTGTCATCTGCCAGTCATCATCAAGTGTAGCTCAGGTTATTGAAGTGGGAGATGAAAACACCAGCTGGCTGACAACTGTATAGATTATGCCAGTggcttccccttcccaccccacttGCTAAAGGGACATATTGGGAAAGGGTCCATACCAGAGAAAGCCCTTCTACACAACTGGCCAGCATGGGAGAGTGGAGTGGTGACACTCAGCGACATCAAGGCTGGGGTGAGAAAGAGGGACTGGCTGCGGTATGCTGTGCTAATTTCTGGAGAACATCTGCACAGTAggtaataacaacaataaattGCTCTTACAGTTGTTCCTCATGCCCATCTGTCAAGGTCTTCCAGAGAAAGGCACATAGCATAATCCCTACCCTAttcaaaagacaggaaaaccTTGACACATGGGTGATTTACCTATGGTTGAAAAGCAGGATAGGAAATACTCCATCTCCTGGGTCACTACCAGATCTGTCCAGGGAAACTCTATCtctacagagaaggaaaagggacaTAATATTTCTGAATGCCACACATCCAAGTTCTCTTGTGATGTTGATTTTatagcaggagaaaataaaatttctgcagtaaatattgtttctttttaatgcttgcTCGTTATTCACTTACTCCCTGTGCTAATCTCCCTATTTATCCATCTCTCTCTTATATACACATGCACGTGCATAGGCAAATTCATCCCCAGACAacttctcccccatcctgccaaCAGCTCATCATATCAACACAGCAACACTGAAAGAGCAATTTTTTCTACtatattataaaatatgaaGCCAGTATTTTGACAGTGACAAATCATAAGCATCAATTTGCAGGAGCATTTTAATGAGAATGGGGGAGATAATCTGCTTCACcattcttccatttcctttcctttcctttcctttcctttcctttcctttcctttcctttcctttcctttcctttcctttccttttctttcctttcctttcctttcctttcctttcctttcctttcctttcctttcctttcctttcctttcctttcctttccttccttccttcccttcccttcccttcccttcccttcccttcccttcctcttccctttctcttccccttccccttctcttccccttccctttctcttccccttccccttctcttccccttccccttctcttccccttccccttctcttcctcttccccttccctttcctttactattccttccttccttccttccttccttccttcctttcttcccctttggcTACAGCTTGTGCTGCTCCCTGCACAGGCAGGATTAATGTCTTTCATGAGATGCAGTCCCTTCAGTCAGGAGTCTTTCATGACATGAAAAGgtttctctgtaattttttttattattattattttgatgtAAGCTGTTAAAACATGGAGAAAACACTGTCTGattatttaaagataaaatccAGGCTGGGTCACGTATCTCTATTGCAAGGCTCAGCCAACTTCAAATTGATGAGTTGAGGGAATATTGGAGGATTTTTATTCTCAGTAGTCGTGACAGGAGAATGAGGGAGGTGGGAGTGAAAGCTAGATGAGTTCTGAGCAGCTTTCCCTCCAGTTCTGCCAAAGGTGTCTCTTAGTTGTTCGTCACTGCAGATCCAGTGCCTACAGGCTTCGTTCGCGCTTGCTTTTATTATTGCCactgtttttctcagaaatgttgAATCATGAAAGTtatctgggagaaaaaagttatttctgatAAAGAACCCTTGCACACTTGCTTGCTGTCACCACCCTCCATGCTAGTGCACGTGCAGGAGACAAATGCAGCCACTGTCCCCTCCAGGCCTCTCTCCCTAGAAACTGAGACACAAAGCACACTTTAATTTTGCTCTGAACCTTCAGGCAAAGGGAGAGTTTCTTTTGGAGAAGCAGAGTCTGTGCTGACGGGCTGGCCAGTAAGCCTAGGACCTAAGATTAGGTTAAACCCATCTTTCTTTGACTTTTGATCAGCACAGAGTTTGACTGTCTCCAGGGGCaaagctgcagcccagcagccgccttctctccccttctcctgtcATGGGTGGTGGGAGAGAGGAATGCTTTTCCTCAGAGCTGGGAGGGTGCAGCACGTAGGTGTGTAGGAGAGTGAGAGGCTGTGCACAGCGCCTGTGTAGACAGTACAAGGACTGCGtgggtgggcggggggggggggggggggggggtgtgcagcTGTCAGAGGGCAAACACACGTCTGCAAAGCTTCTGCCAGCATGTCATACTGCCCAGGCACCACCTGCCCAGCTCAAAGCCTTTCCTAGCTACCTGCTGTTGTGCAAAGGTGCCCTGCAAACCCGGGGAGGCTTTGAACCTGCAGAGACTCTCCCCCAGATTTCCCCTTGCCTCAGATGCTGGTTCCAACAGGGGCAGCTTTGGGGCAGCGGGGAGACACGCTGAAGCCTCACCCACATAGTGGGAAGGAAGGATGCtctgcaggctggagagggCAGGACGTCCCTTCCCACCGCCTGCTCTCCCTGTGGGACTTGTCAGGACCGCGGAGCCCCAAGCACACCCTTCTCCTCCCCGGGGCCCCGGGTGCTGCTCGGGGGGAGGCGGAGGGACCCGCCGGCGGTGCGGGTGGTGCTGAAGGGACAGCTCCGGGGCTGACgggccggccggggccggggccggggccggggccggggccggggcagggacACGGGCGGGGACACGGGCAGTGGGAGCGACCGGGCACAGACAGAGTCGGGGGAGGGAGAGGACCGGGCAAGAACAGGACTGGGGAGGGAGATAGAGAcaggtggggagagggagaagagaggacaAGGACTGAAAAGCgcagggacagagagagagacagggGAGGAGACGGACAGAGACAGGCACGGGGCAGGCACGGCGGGGAACGGGACAGGGACAAGGCCGAACCGGGCGGGACAGCaaaagggcaggaggggagagggagagggagagggagagggagagggagagggagagggagggcggGCGCTGGGCTGTGCTCCGGCTCGGCTGCCGGGGGGCTTTCGGCATGCCCGGGGCTGGCCGCCGCGCCGGCCGGTAGCGGCGGCTCCGCCGGCGCCAGACACGCCGGTAACCGGGCGGCACCCCTCCGCGCCCGGGGACAAGGGGACTGCAAGGTGGCGGCGTGCAGCCCCCCAGCGCCGCGGGGCCGAGGTGGGCCCGATCCCCCGGGCCGCCGGGGCTTCGCAGACACCGCGGCGCGGGGGAGCCCCTGGGGCTGCCGGCGAGGGGGTGCTCGGGGTGCCGGGGCACCCACACCGCCACCCGGCTAGCTCCCCGCTGCGGCCGGTCCCCCGGGCTTTCCCGTGCCCTGGAGATACAGGCtgagccccggggccgggggtgcAGGGGCCGGGGGTGCCCGCCCGGTCGGCGGGGATGCGCCGTGCCCGGCCGGAGCCGCGGCTGCGGCTGCGGGGCCGCCCCGGCTCGGTAGCCCAGCGCCGCAGGTTGCATCCGGACAGCACTTGACCAGCTGTTTTGTGCATTTTCTAATTTcgtgcagagcagggcagcgGTCATAGAGGTAATCTGTAGATCCGTGGCTTTAAAGGATAAATTAGAGCATTGGATTTGATCCGTATTGCAGTGGATTAGAGCaacctctcccccctccccttctcctccccccccccccttcaattcactcccccctcctccagcaccaccttttttcctctcatgcAATACCAAAACTGACCCTGCCTGGCAGAGGGACTCTGCTAGGCGAGCGAAGCGGTGCCCACATCGCCGGCACACCGCGGGAGCCGgctctcccctccagcctccGCAGCCCCTCCGGGGCATCGCTGCTGCAAGTTCCCCGGAGGCAGACGCCGGGGCCGGGGTGCCTCCtccgggcggcggggagcggtCGCTGCCCACGGGCTCTCCCTTTGCCCCGGCCCGACAGGGGCCGTGGGGCGGCGGCGAGGGAGAGCGGTCCCCGGAGGGCTTTTCCCggaggcagcggggccgggACCCGGCAGGAAATGGAAGGATGAAGTGTGCAGCCGAAGCGGTGATGTTCcttctctccttgctttccCCTGCAGGAACGTAATCCGCAATGCTAGTTCTCAGGTTGCTCAATGTTATCGCTCCAGCCTACTTCTTGTGCATCTCCCTAGTGACCTTCGTCCTCCAGATCTTTCTCTTCATCCCCAGCATGTTCAGAGACCCTTCCACCACCCcacttttctctcctgctctgctgcatggggccctcttccttttcctctcagcTAATGCCCTGGGCAACTACGTTCTTGTGATCCAGAGCTCCCCTGAGGACTTGGGCAAGGGCTTAAACTCGGGTGAAGGAGCCGAAGTGGTGGCAGACTGGCTGGATGGAAGCAGGTCCCCTGGCTCAGCCTTGCCCAGCACTCACTTCTGTAGACTGTGTGCCAGAGTCACCCAGAGGCATGACCACCACTGTTTCTTCACAGGGAACTGCATCGGGAGCAGGAACATGCGAAACTTCATTATGTTCTGCCTCTACACCTCCTTGGCTTGCCTCGACTCCCTGGTGGCAGGCATGGCTTACATTTCTGCTGCACTCTCCATGTCCTTTGCGAATCCGCTGGCCTTCCTCACTCTTCTGCCTCACTCCATCAGCCAGTTCTTCTCAGGTAAGGACTCCTTCCTCGGAGATGAGGACCGTCTTCCTCCTCCAGGGTTCTCGCCGCTGGGGGGACATGATCTTCCTCAGATAGCTGTGTGTATGTAGCAGTGGTGGGGAAATGGGCAAGAGGGAGAATTGGCTGTGTTCAACAAAGTCCTCTTTAGAGGCTAGATATAGCCTTTGCAAAGGACTTTGCTTCACCTGAAATAGAGGCTGGGACCCACTCCAGGTTACAGCCACAGCCCTATTCCTAATGCATTAGGCTCTGGAAGACGCCCCATGAACAGCTTGACGGTGACAGAATAGGGCTATCTATTGTGCAGGGAGCGTGTGTAATTCGATGGAGGAGAGGGATTTCACTCATTGTACTGCAGGTGAGGGGAACCTGCTGCCTGTCCTACAGGATCTGTAGGTTTTCATATCCTACAAGTCTGCAGGTTCCCCATATCCCAGCGGAGATATTCTCATTCTCTTTATCCATGTCCACTCAGCCCCTCCACTGTCACCCACCTTGTGTCTCCTGGCAGCACAAAGTTACTGAGATCTTGCCATCCTTCCAGCACAGGAGAATTGGGGTTCAGGCAACAGAAACCAGGAGAGGACTTAATGTGACATGATTAGCCACCTCTCTCGTGACCGCAGTCTGGGACATAGGTCCACAGAGAACCAGGGGGAATTCTCTGTGCCTGCTTTTTGCAAGAGCTCCACATCAAAAGCAAATATCTCTTtctccttgtccccatcccttacccttccttctgcttctccccctttcccctctctctctgcccttcCATAAATCTCCACaacccttccccttccccctcctgaTTCCACTCCCAtaactcttcctctgctcttccagcCTTGCCTCTTCACCCTTCAACATGGCCTCAAATTCTCCAATGTCACCCTTTCTCTGTCCAAACCCAAGAACTAGATAAAACCTGGTCTCAGAGAAGGGACTATGCAGACAGCCTAGACTGTTATTCCACCCTGAAAGTGACTgcagaaaaatgccattttcccCCCTAGGCAGCTCATGCCTCGCACACTTAGATCAGCTTTTGTTAGACTAAAATAGGTATCCCATATATTTCAGCTTTGCAGATTCAGCTGAGCTCAGTAAGAAGGGCCCGGAGTCTGTTTTGTCTCGTGCATCATCACCAGAAGTGTTGATTATGATCTGAGTGTGGAGTCTCCACTGCTGGGGATACAGGACCCAGAGAGGCCCCAGCTTGCTTTTCGGATTCCAGGCTGGGTTTGCAGGGTTgccatctgaaaacaaacaaatatctCTCTACTTGGCAAATCAGCAGATTTGTCATGGTAATCACTGAGAGACAATAAACATGAAATCCTGCCATGACATTTTTATGGAGTCATTTTTCCAAGTAGAagaatttttgtaaataatgttGCACGATCTTCACTAGCGTTAAAAACACTGGGAATCATTTTCCCCTgtgcctgctctgctcagcacagcagcccaggagggggagcagggatgTAGGAGGAGATTATTAAGGAATtagttctctctctctgactCTGAGGGCTCATCTGCACTGAGCTGGGTCCTGGCATATGTTTGAAGAGCCACTGAAGTGCCCCAGCTCTGGTGTCAGCAACTGCAGTGACAAAGACAGTGTGTGGGCAGTGCTTGAGTGGGACACAACGGGGCTGGGTGCGGGgctgggtgcagggctgggagctgggagccagAACACCCTCgagaggcagcagctcccagcagctcccaccaaACCTCTAGCTCGGCTGGGGTGAGAACTGCTGCCTCACACAGGAATATATGGGTGCATGGTGTCTTGGTTGCTTGGGAGGAAGGGCCTACTGGCTTTCTACCAGCACATTTAACCTCcagttcaggaaagaaaaaaacagcctgGAATAATTACCTGGAAGGGTTGTTGTAGGATCCAAACAGAGCATTGCTATAGCAGGGAAGAAAACTttacctttcttcttctccatcATGCTCTCTGCACTGGAGGAGGAGTAAAGGAGGATGAAGGGTGAATCTGCTGGTCTTATGTCAACTGCGTGTTTCCCTGCTTTCATGCTGGGAAAATTTTCAGTTGGCTCGTTCTGCCCAGACTGTGCTCGGGCATGGATTTCAGAATCCAACCCAGAGTCTGTAATTTCAGCCTGTGATTCAGCTTTTCTGGCATAGATAATGTATGGCAATAAGCTTGAGATCATACCAGGTCACTCAGAGCAAAAGTGAATCCGAGGCTAAAATGGGCTGTGGTGATGAGGGACAAATGGAGAGCACTTTTGTAAACACAGGTCAGATTGGATCcacaaaagaaattatagaAAATGCTTTATGTAGGTAACctgaagaaaaggttaaaaaaatcatgtatcTGGAATGTACGGCTCAGAGATGCTTAATATTCGCAAATGGAAACAACGGTAATTACTTTCTTGATGTTTAATTTCAGCTGCTCATAGAAATAAAGCTTACAGCCACCTTGCAAAGGCTCTAAAGAAAATAGCTGTCTTTCTCCATACCCCATCTGAATATCAGCTGTAGGAAAGAACAAATGTGTGTCATACTCTGGTCCAGTAAAAGAGGGGCAGAGAAACCCATATTTGGCTCTGGGCTTCCTACCTGATAGATTAAGTTATTCCGACAGAATTGGTATGAGGATTTGTCATCATCCTAAGGGGTTTGTTCTTCCCTTGCTGTATTGCATACGAAGCCCACTGAACTGAATGGGATCTAATGAGAAGGGAAAGATGACATTGCatttaggaagaaaactgaatgaCTCCTGTGCCTTTTTCAAGTGAGGGCAATCTCTGAAAGCTGGGGGCTGTAGTCAGTGTCCTAACAAATCATCCTCAGAGGGGCCTGCTGGCTGAGCCCAAAGCTTGACGTGATTGCCACGGGTCAGCCCCCATCTCTCACTTACAGCACTGCCAGGTGGAGAAGCCAGGATTCATAGATTGCAAAATCAGATGACACCACCTAATCCAGCCTTCTGTATAAGAGAACCAAGAGATGCTTATCCAGCCACCCTTGTATTGAACTTAAAACCTGAAGCAGCCACGTACCTGTTTTAGGCAGGACACCTGTACTGCCCACGCaatccctgctccagcagaaTTGCTCTTGCAGGGCCTCAGGGCGACCAGAGCTTTCACCGGCCTGAGTCTGTCTGCCCCATGGTCTTCCAGAGAGATGGGAGCACGTGagagctttttcatttctaaaccTCACAGGAACCAGTGAGAGGATATCACCTATTTGTACCAGTATTGacacacatttaattttctttgt
Proteins encoded in this region:
- the LOC115351188 gene encoding leucine-rich repeat extensin-like protein 5; this encodes MHKTAGQVLSGCNLRRWATEPGRPRSRSRGSGRARRIPADRAGTPGPCTPGPGAQPVSPGHGKARGTGRSGELAGWRCGCPGTPSTPSPAAPGAPPRRGVCEAPAARGIGPTSAPRRWGAARRHLAVPLSPGAEGCRPVTGVSGAGGAAATGRRGGQPRACRKPPGSRAGAQPSARPPSPSPSPSPSPSPSPLLPFCCPARFGLVPVPFPAVPAPCLSLSVSSPVSLSVPALFSPCPLFSLSPPVSISLPSPVLARSSPSPDSVCARSLPLPVSPPVSLPRPRPRPRPRPRPARQPRSCPFSTTRTAGGSLRLPPSSTRGPGEEKGVLGAPRS
- the ZDHHC22 gene encoding palmitoyltransferase ZDHHC22, yielding MLVLRLLNVIAPAYFLCISLVTFVLQIFLFIPSMFRDPSTTPLFSPALLHGALFLFLSANALGNYVLVIQSSPEDLGKGLNSGEGAEVVADWLDGSRSPGSALPSTHFCRLCARVTQRHDHHCFFTGNCIGSRNMRNFIMFCLYTSLACLDSLVAGMAYISAALSMSFANPLAFLTLLPHSISQFFSGALLSSEMFVILMLYLWLGIGLACAGFCCHQMLLILRGQTRYQVRKGMVVRARPWRENLQEVFGKRWLLGLLIPVLNVGSDYCRQKEK